GTCCCACCGATATCCAGCAGAATCTGTGTGCCGATAAAGCCTATGATGGCAAACCCGCATTGAAGACCATCGTTGCCCACGGTTATATTCCCCACGTGAAAACACGGGGGGAGGAGCGCCAGGAAAAAAAGCGCAATCCCGCATGGAAAGCCAGAAGATGGGTGGTTGAAGTGAGTCATTCATGGTTCAAT
Above is a genomic segment from Desulfatiglans anilini DSM 4660 containing:
- a CDS encoding transposase gives rise to the protein PTDIQQNLCADKAYDGKPALKTIVAHGYIPHVKTRGEERQEKKRNPAWKARRWVVEVSHSWFNRFRKILVRYEKLSDTYMALLHMAAAIIAYRKVGVIYG